A window of Clavibacter michiganensis contains these coding sequences:
- a CDS encoding choice-of-anchor G family protein, translating to MPSRRSRLATATAFGLAAAIVAFGGTAPANAAPGDTAEAEGQLLTFAGTPDLSGLVALSGAYAGYAPGDTPDPQVDASDIDADVLSGVLSAQIAAGVQLGDVLTLDQAVAGGAADQFASAGSAGATGSAGVLTDSGAIAVNTGAGDAVTLDLAPLLASRGLAGVASDADISLGAVSATATDPGDGAVVRDYRIASADATIASPLVGALADDVNGAVQQLAPGATAQIALSADVDGILTGVVGPLLTGVVDIATPTGNIVTTVDTAAAVRAVLAEPLTSDGVTVDLDAGTVTLDIAQYIQATEGATLNDLDPNTELLSAPVLAGVVSGLLSDALPAAVLEATLDATRVVVNVDAGVRLLNGIGIPIPVGTVSIDIDTTLANLLNPTGPGNEAPDIDVATTVLLLDAGALVQPLVDQLLPSIRTSTGNLLELSDVTAVTTPLIGSLAPVVDALADVVQLTANVQGASEFEDPDAADATGDAVTALRIALLPVVGGPVLDLATARVRAVVPAADDVVIQAPAGGQLIPLPAGATTVAVPVTGLADADATVTLSIDGGAESQPVDVAADGSFTLTTAALPAGTYTATVTQSIDGVPAGSDTVTFVVGAPLATLTITTPTPGQILLTTTADPTIDVPVEGAADPRADVTVTIPGQTPQTETVGTDGIYDVVFPDLGTGTYTATVTQQFGGVQTTETVTFTVGAPAAEITITSPDDDDLILSAGTVPTADVPVTGAADPRASVTVTIPGQDPQTELVGDDGIYDVLFADLPVGTYTATATQSIGGVASGTATVTFSVVAPAVAVVIDAPTDGQDFQVPAGGNAVDVTVSGSADPRGSVLIAVTGQTPITQVVGDDGRFEATFPGLTAAGYTVTVTQTVAGTPAGSDTADFTVSVAGVDQVVIETPGDGDFIPLPDGDTTVAVPVTGTADPDATVTLTVGDVTTGPAEVDDDGDFTLTTPALPSGTYTGTVTQTIGGVAVGTDTVTFTIGVPVVIESPFDFQTFPLTGGATTRDVPISGTADPLGTVTVSIVGLDPIITPVDEDGNYSVTFFGLERGSYEAIATQTIGGAPAGDATVEFDVGVDGEEGVDSDQTAAIDVDGDGTDGTDGAADAAGTDATDAAGTDATDAAGTDATDAAGTDANDAAGTDATDAAGTDATDAAGTDATDAAGTDATDAAGTDATDAAGTDATDAAGTDATDAAGTDATDAAGTDAADAAGADATDAAGTDATDAAGTDATDAAGTDAADAAGTDATDAAGTDATDAAGTDATDAAGTDATDAAGTDATDAAGTDAADAAGTDATDAAGTDATDAAGTDAADAAGTDAADAAGTDATDAAGTDATDAAGTDATDAAGTDATDAAGTDATDAAGTDAADAAGTDATDAADATDAAGTDATDAADATDAAGTDATDAAGTDATDAAGTDAADAAGTDAADAAGTDATDAAGTDATDAAGTDAADAAGTDATDAAGTDATDAAGTDATDAAGTDAADAAGTDATDAADATDAAGTDATDAADATDAADATDGSTDGGDAPTRAVVRFTEIVRGSGSVQMVDAFGFIPGETLNATVFSTPKPLTPMVADADGRATFVFEIGPDFELGDHRVEVIGVDSGMADEMITRFRVVGSTVPAGQPGTPINGGGYGGGYGGGILPVTGGDGDGMLLLGGIALLMMLTGAGALHRGRSRRA from the coding sequence ATGCCCAGCCGCAGAAGCAGGCTGGCGACCGCGACGGCCTTCGGGCTCGCCGCGGCGATCGTCGCGTTCGGGGGCACCGCGCCCGCGAACGCCGCACCGGGGGACACGGCGGAGGCCGAGGGCCAGCTGCTCACGTTCGCCGGCACCCCGGACCTGTCCGGGCTGGTGGCCCTCTCGGGCGCCTACGCCGGATACGCGCCCGGCGACACCCCGGACCCGCAGGTGGACGCGAGCGACATCGACGCCGACGTCCTCAGCGGCGTGCTCTCCGCGCAGATCGCCGCGGGCGTCCAGCTCGGCGACGTGCTCACGCTCGACCAGGCCGTCGCGGGCGGCGCCGCCGACCAGTTCGCCTCGGCGGGCTCGGCCGGCGCGACGGGATCCGCGGGCGTCCTCACCGATTCGGGGGCCATCGCCGTCAACACGGGCGCCGGCGACGCCGTGACGCTCGACCTCGCGCCCCTCCTCGCGTCGCGGGGCCTCGCCGGCGTCGCGTCGGACGCGGACATCTCCCTCGGCGCGGTCTCCGCGACCGCTACGGATCCCGGTGACGGCGCGGTCGTCCGGGACTACCGCATCGCCTCCGCGGACGCCACCATCGCCAGCCCGCTCGTCGGCGCGCTCGCCGACGACGTCAACGGGGCCGTGCAGCAGCTCGCGCCGGGAGCGACGGCCCAGATCGCGCTCTCCGCGGACGTCGACGGCATCCTCACCGGCGTCGTCGGGCCCCTCCTCACCGGCGTCGTGGACATCGCGACCCCCACCGGGAACATCGTCACCACGGTGGACACGGCCGCGGCCGTCCGAGCCGTGCTGGCCGAGCCCCTGACGAGCGACGGCGTCACCGTCGACCTCGACGCGGGCACGGTCACGCTCGACATCGCCCAGTACATCCAGGCCACCGAGGGCGCGACCCTCAACGACCTCGACCCGAACACGGAGCTGCTCTCCGCGCCCGTGCTCGCCGGCGTCGTCAGCGGCCTGCTCAGCGACGCCCTCCCGGCGGCCGTGCTCGAGGCGACCCTCGACGCGACGCGCGTGGTCGTCAACGTGGATGCGGGCGTCCGCCTGCTCAACGGGATCGGCATCCCCATCCCCGTCGGCACCGTGAGCATCGACATCGACACGACGCTGGCGAACCTCCTCAACCCCACGGGGCCGGGGAACGAGGCGCCGGACATCGACGTCGCGACCACCGTGCTCCTGCTCGACGCCGGGGCGCTCGTGCAGCCGCTCGTGGACCAGCTCCTCCCGTCCATCCGGACGTCGACGGGCAACCTGCTCGAGCTGAGCGACGTCACGGCCGTGACGACCCCGCTCATCGGATCCCTCGCGCCCGTCGTCGACGCTCTCGCGGACGTCGTGCAGCTGACGGCGAACGTGCAGGGTGCGAGCGAGTTCGAGGACCCGGACGCAGCCGACGCGACCGGGGACGCCGTCACGGCGCTCCGCATCGCGCTGCTCCCCGTGGTGGGCGGCCCGGTCCTCGACCTGGCCACCGCCCGGGTGCGCGCCGTCGTCCCCGCGGCCGACGACGTGGTGATCCAGGCGCCTGCCGGCGGGCAGCTCATCCCGCTCCCCGCAGGCGCGACCACCGTGGCGGTCCCCGTCACCGGCCTGGCGGACGCCGACGCGACCGTGACGCTCAGCATCGACGGCGGCGCCGAGTCGCAGCCGGTCGACGTCGCCGCCGACGGCTCGTTCACCCTCACGACCGCGGCCCTGCCCGCCGGGACCTACACGGCGACGGTGACCCAGAGCATCGACGGCGTGCCCGCGGGTTCCGACACCGTGACCTTCGTGGTCGGCGCACCGCTCGCGACGCTCACGATCACGACGCCGACGCCCGGTCAGATCCTCCTGACGACGACCGCCGACCCGACGATCGACGTGCCCGTGGAGGGCGCGGCGGACCCGCGCGCGGACGTCACGGTGACGATCCCCGGCCAGACCCCGCAGACCGAGACGGTCGGGACCGACGGCATCTACGACGTGGTCTTCCCCGATCTCGGCACCGGCACCTACACGGCGACGGTGACGCAGCAGTTCGGCGGCGTCCAGACGACGGAGACGGTGACCTTCACGGTCGGTGCCCCCGCCGCCGAGATCACCATCACCTCGCCGGACGACGACGACCTGATCCTCAGCGCCGGCACCGTGCCGACGGCCGACGTCCCCGTGACCGGTGCCGCCGACCCGCGCGCCAGCGTGACGGTGACGATCCCCGGCCAGGACCCGCAGACCGAGCTCGTGGGTGACGACGGGATCTACGACGTGCTGTTCGCCGACCTCCCGGTCGGCACGTACACGGCGACCGCGACCCAGTCCATCGGCGGCGTCGCCTCCGGGACGGCGACGGTGACCTTCTCGGTCGTCGCACCCGCGGTGGCCGTGGTCATCGACGCCCCCACCGACGGGCAGGACTTCCAGGTCCCGGCCGGCGGGAACGCGGTGGACGTGACGGTCAGCGGCAGCGCGGACCCGCGCGGATCCGTGCTCATCGCGGTGACGGGCCAGACGCCGATCACGCAGGTGGTCGGAGACGACGGGCGCTTCGAGGCGACGTTCCCCGGTCTCACGGCGGCGGGCTACACCGTCACCGTGACGCAGACCGTGGCCGGCACCCCCGCGGGCAGCGACACGGCTGACTTCACCGTCTCCGTCGCCGGCGTCGACCAGGTCGTCATCGAGACCCCCGGGGACGGCGACTTCATCCCGCTGCCCGACGGGGACACCACCGTCGCCGTCCCGGTGACGGGCACGGCCGACCCCGACGCCACCGTCACCCTGACGGTCGGCGACGTGACGACCGGTCCGGCCGAGGTGGACGACGACGGCGACTTCACGCTGACGACGCCCGCCCTCCCCTCGGGCACCTACACGGGCACCGTCACGCAGACGATCGGCGGCGTCGCCGTCGGCACCGACACCGTGACGTTCACGATCGGCGTGCCGGTGGTCATCGAGTCGCCGTTCGACTTCCAGACCTTCCCGCTCACCGGCGGGGCCACCACCCGGGACGTGCCCATCTCGGGCACGGCCGACCCGCTGGGGACGGTGACGGTCTCCATCGTGGGGCTCGACCCGATCATCACGCCGGTGGACGAGGACGGGAACTACTCGGTGACGTTCTTCGGCCTGGAGCGCGGATCCTATGAGGCGATCGCGACGCAGACCATCGGCGGCGCTCCTGCCGGCGACGCGACGGTCGAGTTCGACGTCGGCGTGGACGGCGAGGAGGGGGTCGACTCCGACCAGACGGCGGCCATCGACGTGGACGGCGACGGCACCGACGGCACCGATGGTGCTGCTGACGCCGCTGGCACGGATGCGACGGACGCTGCTGGTACGGACGCGACGGACGCTGCTGGTACGGATGCGACGGATGCCGCTGGCACTGACGCGAACGACGCTGCTGGCACGGATGCGACGGACGCTGCTGGTACGGATGCGACGGACGCTGCTGGTACGGATGCGACGGACGCTGCTGGCACTGACGCGACGGATGCCGCTGGCACCGATGCGACGGACGCTGCTGGTACGGATGCGACGGACGCTGCTGGCACTGACGCGACGGATGCCGCTGGCACCGATGCGACAGACGCTGCTGGCACTGACGCGGCTGACGCTGCTGGCGCTGACGCGACGGATGCCGCTGGCACCGATGCGACGGATGCCGCTGGCACCGATGCGACGGATGCTGCTGGCACCGACGCTGCTGACGCGGCTGGTACCGATGCGACGGACGCTGCTGGCACTGACGCGACGGACGCTGCTGGCACTGACGCGACGGACGCTGCTGGCACTGACGCGACGGATGCCGCTGGCACCGATGCGACGGACGCTGCTGGCACTGACGCGGCTGACGCTGCTGGCACTGACGCGACGGATGCCGCTGGCACCGATGCGACCGATGCCGCTGGCACCGACGCTGCTGACGCGGCTGGTACCGACGCGGCTGACGCTGCTGGCACTGACGCGACGGACGCTGCTGGCACCGATGCGACGGATGCCGCTGGCACCGATGCGACGGATGCTGCTGGCACCGATGCGACGGATGCTGCTGGTACCGACGCGACGGATGCCGCTGGTACCGACGCGGCTGACGCCGCTGGCACCGACGCGACGGACGCGGCTGACGCCACGGACGCTGCTGGCACTGACGCGACGGACGCGGCTGACGCCACGGACGCTGCTGGCACTGACGCGACGGACGCTGCTGGCACTGACGCGACGGATGCCGCTGGCACCGACGCTGCTGACGCGGCTGGTACCGACGCGGCTGACGCTGCTGGCACTGACGCGACGGATGCCGCTGGCACCGATGCGACGGATGCCGCTGGTACCGACGCGGCTGACGCTGCTGGCACTGACGCGACGGACGCTGCTGGCACCGATGCGACGGATGCCGCTGGTACCGACGCGACGGATGCCGCTGGTACCGACGCGGCTGACGCCGCTGGCACCGACGCGACGGACGCGGCTGACGCCACGGACGCTGCTGGCACCGACGCGACGGACGCGGCTGACGCCACGGACGCCGCCGACGCGACCGACGGATCCACCGACGGCGGCGACGCCCCCACCCGGGCCGTCGTCCGCTTCACGGAGATCGTCCGCGGGAGCGGCTCGGTGCAGATGGTGGACGCCTTCGGGTTCATCCCCGGTGAGACGCTCAACGCGACGGTGTTCTCCACGCCGAAGCCGCTGACGCCGATGGTCGCGGATGCCGATGGACGCGCGACGTTCGTGTTCGAGATCGGCCCGGACTTCGAGCTCGGGGACCACCGGGTCGAGGTGATCGGCGTCGACTCGGGCATGGCCGACGAGATGATCACGCGGTTCCGCGTGGTGGGATCCACCGTCCCGGCTGGCCAGCCCGGCACGCCGATCAACGGCGGCGGCTACGGCGGCGGCTACGGCGGCGGGATCCTCCCGGTCACCGGCGGCGACGGCGACGGGATGCTGCTGCTCGGAGGCATCGCGCTCCTGATGATGCTGACCGGCGCCGGTGCACTGCACCGAGGCCGCAGCCGACGGGCGTGA
- a CDS encoding DUF5819 family protein: MTDTTHHDPDADVVPDAHDDATPSTPPPADPAPPGLTRPARIGTAVAAFVVVVYVATSILMVVPQSDATRALTSAARPYFSQQWNVFAPSIQKTNRYLEMQAQWRDDSGALVKSEWVDITRAEYEAGEGRIQSSRTVKQSANLLKTYTERFRGLTPEQEVIVQDTFIRRADTDSGFAAKTAVSLIDQLSALDEGSRGRVITMLRADYVLKEFTTYWSTAWFGRDIERVRWRVVTERPNDFAHRSDDQQQYAPSTRTFGWREADDVIDPQALSVYQGIVERYAR, from the coding sequence ATGACCGACACGACCCACCACGACCCCGACGCGGACGTCGTCCCCGACGCGCACGACGACGCCACGCCGTCCACCCCGCCGCCCGCGGATCCCGCGCCGCCCGGCCTCACGCGCCCCGCCCGCATCGGCACGGCCGTCGCCGCGTTCGTCGTGGTGGTCTACGTGGCCACCTCGATCCTCATGGTCGTCCCGCAGAGCGACGCCACCCGCGCGCTCACCTCCGCCGCGCGCCCGTACTTCAGCCAGCAGTGGAACGTGTTCGCCCCCTCGATCCAGAAGACGAACCGCTACCTCGAGATGCAGGCCCAGTGGCGCGACGACTCGGGCGCCCTCGTGAAGAGCGAGTGGGTGGACATCACGCGCGCCGAGTACGAGGCGGGGGAGGGACGGATCCAGTCCTCGCGCACCGTGAAGCAGAGCGCGAACCTGCTCAAGACCTACACGGAGCGCTTCCGCGGGCTCACGCCCGAGCAGGAGGTGATCGTGCAGGACACCTTCATCCGCCGCGCGGACACCGACTCCGGGTTCGCGGCCAAGACGGCCGTCTCCCTCATCGACCAGCTCTCCGCGCTCGACGAGGGGAGCCGCGGCCGCGTGATCACGATGCTCCGCGCCGATTACGTGCTCAAGGAGTTCACGACCTACTGGTCCACGGCCTGGTTCGGCCGCGACATCGAGCGCGTCCGCTGGCGCGTCGTGACCGAGCGGCCCAACGACTTCGCCCACCGGTCGGACGACCAGCAGCAGTACGCCCCCTCCACGCGCACCTTCGGGTGGCGCGAGGCCGATGACGTGATCGACCCCCAGGCGCTCAGCGTCTACCAGGGGATCGTGGAGAGGTACGCACGATGA
- a CDS encoding HTTM domain-containing protein — MSARTHEPTSTPKAAAAGSWAGRTRTARAVPTARAARVRRLLQDRELLTALRDPRGWPRGIATWMTEREHATYSFAALRITLGAVILMVLVTCFADRHYLWGVGSRFIDPEASRRGWLPLFTGLFSKTDATLFDLAYLVLVVLAALFTLGWRTRIVTPFLLLFWIGLSTNSTLLTNGGDTVLRLTLFFVLFADLSRHVSLDAVRRRRELEAGAPRRSPGRHVEAVRSLVDRIPRLVRVLLHNTALVLCAYQIMLVYVNSAILKLQGPEWRDGSATYYSLVIEGYRPWPWLSDLLAQASVGVVLVSFLAVAFQGLFPLLILWRPTRVVALVVITGMHVMIGILLGLWPFSLAMIALDFLFIRDATWREGIELARRAREEAPGRLRELRERRSSPAAPAEVPAES, encoded by the coding sequence ATGAGCGCGAGGACGCACGAGCCCACGTCGACGCCGAAGGCCGCGGCCGCGGGATCCTGGGCGGGTCGCACCCGGACGGCGCGCGCCGTCCCCACGGCGCGAGCCGCCCGCGTCCGCCGGCTGCTGCAGGACCGCGAGCTCCTCACCGCGCTCCGGGATCCGCGCGGCTGGCCCCGCGGCATCGCGACCTGGATGACCGAACGCGAGCACGCCACCTACAGCTTCGCCGCGCTCCGCATCACCCTCGGCGCCGTGATCCTGATGGTGCTCGTCACCTGCTTCGCCGACCGCCACTACCTGTGGGGCGTCGGATCCCGCTTCATCGACCCCGAGGCGTCCCGCCGCGGGTGGCTCCCGCTCTTCACCGGGCTCTTCTCGAAGACCGACGCCACGCTCTTCGACCTCGCCTACCTCGTGCTCGTGGTGCTCGCCGCGCTGTTCACGCTCGGCTGGCGCACGCGCATCGTCACCCCGTTCCTCCTCCTCTTCTGGATCGGCCTGTCGACCAACAGCACGCTGCTCACGAACGGCGGCGACACGGTCCTGCGCCTGACCCTCTTCTTCGTGCTCTTCGCCGACCTGTCGCGGCACGTGTCGCTCGACGCGGTCCGGCGGCGCCGCGAGCTCGAGGCGGGCGCGCCCCGCCGGTCGCCGGGTCGTCACGTCGAGGCGGTGCGGTCGCTCGTCGACCGGATCCCGAGGCTCGTGCGCGTGCTCCTGCACAACACCGCGCTGGTGCTCTGCGCCTACCAGATCATGCTCGTGTACGTGAACTCCGCGATCCTCAAGCTGCAGGGGCCGGAGTGGCGCGACGGATCCGCGACCTACTACTCGCTGGTCATCGAGGGCTACCGGCCGTGGCCGTGGCTCAGCGACCTGCTCGCGCAGGCGAGCGTCGGCGTGGTGCTCGTGAGCTTCCTCGCGGTCGCGTTCCAGGGTCTGTTCCCGCTGCTCATCCTGTGGCGGCCGACCCGCGTCGTCGCGCTCGTGGTCATCACGGGCATGCACGTGATGATCGGGATCCTGCTCGGCCTCTGGCCGTTCTCCCTCGCGATGATCGCCCTCGACTTCCTCTTCATCCGCGACGCCACCTGGCGCGAGGGGATCGAGCTCGCCCGCCGCGCCCGCGAGGAGGCACCCGGCCGGCTCCGGGAGCTGCGCGAGCGCCGCTCCTCCCCAGCCGCGCCCGCCGAGGTCCCCGCGGAGAGCTGA
- a CDS encoding DNA polymerase III subunit gamma and tau yields MVTALYRRYRPENFAELIGQTQVTDPLRTALRTNRVNHAYLFSGPRGCGKTTSARILARCLNCAEGPTDTPCGVCPSCVELSRDGSGSLDVVEIDAASHNGVDDARDIRERAVFAPARDRYKIFILDEAHMVTPQGFNALLKIVEEPPEHVKFIFATTEPDKVIGTIRSRTHHYPFRLVPPAQMLDYVEHLSREESVQVAPGVLPLVVRAGGGSVRDTLSLLDQLIAGSEDESVEYERAVALLGYTHAALLDEVIDAVARHDAAGAFAGVDRVIQTGQDPRRFVEDLLERLRDLIIVGATSVEGAAAVLRGTPEDELERMRAQAVAFGAVELSRAADVVNAALTEMTGATSPRLHLELLVARVLVPASDDTHRGALARVERLERRVGVADAGADPAPAAVAPVATPTPAPAAAPAPVATPAPVATPAPVAAADPAPDAKPTETGTSAPAASAPDEPSSSSDTSAPPAEAPSATAPAAPVTFEQLRDSWPSVVEAVEKAKRSAWLVAVTATPRALADDVLTLSFVSANDAERFKERGAPGQGVSDILRTAILDVLGIRVKFIARVEPHGGAGAPAGTPAPTGGGSASPAPEASRPAASPATSTGTRPKGGSASTTSAAVSPTASTAVTTPAASPPATKAPPARTTPAGGGWATVAIPTSDPGAAEAPAVRAPASRPERSAPAAPAAPAAPPTAPAAAPRATAPSVPARASSVVPDAHVPDFEEPEPDEFGPAEPGWATGGASPDSAPPVARSVPAQQQQPAAAASGTGSAPRPDTAAAAPAASPAAAPQRYGESVVRELLQATFIEEKPVERKARPTIRPTGQD; encoded by the coding sequence GTGGTCACCGCCCTGTATCGCCGTTACCGGCCAGAGAACTTCGCCGAGCTCATCGGCCAGACGCAGGTGACGGATCCGCTGCGCACCGCGCTCCGCACCAACCGCGTCAACCACGCGTACCTGTTCAGCGGCCCGCGCGGCTGCGGCAAGACCACGTCGGCCCGCATCCTCGCGCGCTGCCTCAACTGCGCAGAGGGCCCCACCGACACCCCGTGCGGCGTCTGCCCCAGCTGCGTCGAGCTCAGCCGCGACGGCAGCGGATCCCTCGACGTGGTCGAGATCGACGCCGCGAGCCACAACGGCGTCGACGACGCGCGCGACATCCGCGAGCGCGCGGTCTTCGCCCCGGCGCGCGATCGCTACAAGATCTTCATCCTCGACGAGGCGCACATGGTCACGCCGCAGGGCTTCAACGCGCTGCTGAAGATCGTGGAGGAGCCGCCGGAGCACGTGAAGTTCATCTTCGCCACCACCGAGCCCGACAAGGTCATCGGCACCATCCGCTCGCGCACGCACCACTACCCGTTCCGGCTCGTGCCGCCCGCCCAGATGCTCGACTACGTGGAGCACCTCTCCCGCGAGGAGAGCGTGCAGGTGGCGCCCGGCGTCCTGCCGCTCGTGGTCCGCGCCGGCGGCGGATCCGTGCGCGACACGCTCTCCCTGCTCGACCAGCTCATCGCCGGGTCGGAGGACGAGAGCGTGGAGTACGAGCGCGCGGTCGCCCTCCTCGGCTACACGCACGCGGCGCTGCTCGACGAGGTCATCGACGCGGTCGCCCGGCACGACGCGGCCGGCGCCTTCGCGGGCGTCGACCGGGTCATCCAGACCGGCCAGGATCCGCGCCGCTTCGTGGAGGACCTCCTCGAGCGCCTGCGCGACCTCATCATCGTCGGCGCCACCTCCGTCGAGGGCGCCGCCGCCGTGCTGCGCGGCACCCCGGAGGACGAGCTCGAGCGCATGCGCGCCCAGGCCGTGGCCTTCGGCGCCGTCGAGCTGTCGCGCGCCGCGGACGTGGTCAACGCCGCCCTCACCGAGATGACCGGCGCCACCTCCCCGCGCCTCCACCTCGAGCTGCTGGTCGCCCGCGTGCTCGTGCCCGCGAGCGACGACACGCACCGCGGCGCCCTCGCCCGGGTCGAGCGCCTCGAGCGCCGGGTCGGCGTGGCCGACGCGGGAGCGGATCCGGCGCCCGCCGCGGTCGCACCCGTCGCGACTCCCACTCCCGCACCCGCAGCGGCCCCGGCTCCCGTCGCCACGCCGGCTCCCGTCGCCACGCCGGCGCCGGTCGCGGCTGCCGATCCGGCCCCCGACGCGAAGCCCACGGAGACAGGCACGTCGGCACCGGCCGCATCCGCTCCCGACGAGCCCTCGTCGTCGTCCGACACGAGCGCACCGCCGGCGGAGGCACCGTCGGCGACCGCACCCGCCGCACCCGTCACCTTCGAGCAGCTGCGCGACTCCTGGCCGTCGGTCGTCGAGGCGGTCGAGAAGGCCAAGCGCAGCGCCTGGCTCGTCGCCGTCACGGCCACGCCGCGCGCCCTCGCGGACGACGTGCTCACGCTGTCCTTCGTCAGCGCGAACGACGCGGAGAGGTTCAAGGAGCGCGGGGCTCCCGGCCAGGGCGTCAGCGACATCCTGCGCACCGCCATCCTCGACGTGCTCGGCATCCGCGTGAAGTTCATCGCCCGCGTCGAGCCGCACGGGGGCGCCGGCGCTCCCGCCGGCACGCCCGCTCCCACCGGCGGCGGATCGGCGTCACCCGCGCCCGAGGCCTCCCGCCCGGCGGCGTCCCCCGCGACGTCGACCGGCACGCGTCCGAAGGGCGGGAGCGCCAGCACGACGTCCGCCGCCGTCAGCCCGACCGCGTCGACCGCGGTGACGACACCCGCGGCGTCGCCACCCGCGACGAAGGCGCCGCCCGCGAGGACGACCCCGGCCGGCGGCGGCTGGGCCACCGTGGCCATCCCCACATCCGATCCCGGCGCAGCCGAGGCCCCCGCCGTCCGGGCGCCCGCCTCCCGACCCGAGCGGTCGGCGCCCGCGGCGCCCGCGGCGCCCGCGGCCCCGCCGACCGCACCGGCCGCCGCCCCGCGCGCCACGGCCCCGAGCGTGCCCGCCCGCGCATCGTCGGTCGTGCCCGACGCGCACGTCCCCGACTTCGAGGAGCCCGAGCCCGACGAGTTCGGCCCCGCCGAGCCCGGCTGGGCCACCGGCGGCGCCTCTCCGGACTCGGCCCCACCCGTGGCCCGATCCGTCCCCGCGCAGCAGCAGCAGCCCGCCGCCGCCGCGTCCGGAACCGGGTCCGCTCCACGGCCGGACACGGCCGCGGCCGCCCCGGCCGCGTCTCCCGCCGCCGCGCCCCAGCGCTACGGCGAGTCCGTGGTCCGTGAGCTGCTCCAGGCGACCTTCATCGAGGAGAAGCCCGTCGAGCGCAAGGCCCGCCCCACCATCCGCCCCACAGGTCAGGACTAG
- the recR gene encoding recombination mediator RecR, which translates to MYEGIVQELIDELGRLPGIGPKSAQRIAFHILQTETFDVSRLAEVLTVVRDKVRFCAICGNVSEKETCGICRDPRRSPATICVVEEAKDVVAIERTREFRGLYHVLGGAISPIDGIGPDDLRIRQLMQRLADATVTEVIIATDPNLEGEATATYLSRLLSTFDIRVTRLASGLPVGGDLEYADEVTLGRAFEGRRLVGE; encoded by the coding sequence ATGTACGAGGGAATCGTCCAGGAGCTCATCGACGAGCTCGGCCGCCTGCCGGGCATCGGCCCGAAGTCCGCCCAGCGCATCGCGTTCCACATCCTGCAGACCGAGACGTTCGACGTCTCGCGCCTGGCCGAGGTGCTCACGGTGGTCCGCGACAAGGTGCGCTTCTGCGCCATCTGCGGCAACGTCAGCGAGAAGGAGACCTGCGGCATCTGCCGGGATCCCCGCCGCAGCCCCGCCACCATCTGCGTGGTCGAGGAGGCGAAGGACGTCGTCGCCATCGAGCGCACGCGCGAGTTCCGCGGGCTCTACCATGTGCTCGGCGGGGCCATCAGCCCCATCGACGGCATCGGGCCGGACGACCTCCGCATCCGACAGCTCATGCAGCGCCTGGCCGACGCCACGGTCACCGAGGTCATCATCGCCACCGATCCGAACCTGGAGGGCGAGGCGACCGCCACCTACCTCTCGCGGCTGCTCTCCACCTTCGACATCCGCGTCACGCGCCTCGCCTCCGGCCTCCCCGTCGGCGGCGACCTCGAGTACGCCGACGAGGTCACCCTCGGCCGGGCCTTCGAGGGCCGGCGCCTCGTGGGGGAGTGA